The nucleotide window TTGCTAAAGGCTCGCTCAAAGACTTCAACCATTGCGTCACTAGTCTCAGTAACACTCAGATTGTAGGATAAAAGACATCTGCCATACAGGTCTAGTACACCACACAATCGAGCTTTGTACTCGCCATTGATACCGTAACGAACTTCGGTGGCGTCCGACAACCACACTTCATTTGGGTTATCGGCCATATTAAACCGTTGATTTAATACGTTGTCTCGTAATTCTTGCTCAGCTTGTTTTACTCGATGGTGTTTCTTCAGTCTACTTTGGCACTTGAGATGGAGGAGAGTCATAAGCCGCTTAACGCGCTTAAGTGAGACGTAAAAATCAAGCTCTGAATCATGGTCTAGATAGATCTTCAATTTTCCTGCGCCGATTCTCTGACGATGTGCGTTGAAGTACATGAGTATCTTTTGCTTGAGCTGTGTTTCTTGTTGTTCCCGAGGGGTTTCTTCACGATGAAGCCATTGATTAAATGCTTGGCGAGATAGACCCACTTTGCGAAGAATAATGGCTTGGGCGCCATGAATCTGGGGACTGAGTTCCTGAATTGTCTGGAATACTAATTTATGTTGGGCGTTCACTCCTTGTTTTGTAGTTCCCGGAATTTTTTTGCGAAGAGCTCCATTACCTCCTGTTCTTTGAGCTGGGCCTTTAGTTGACGATTCTCTAGTTTTAAACGTTCAACTTCAGTCATTTCTTCAACTGGTTTAGTACGTCCACGGCCATCCTTTAATGCTGTGTAACCACCGTCTTTGGATTTGAGAACCCAGGCTCTTACCTGTTGGTAAGAGACGTTGAAGTGTTCGGATGCTTGGGAGTACGAATGCTTTCCAGCCGTGACATACTCCACAATTTTAATTCGTTCTTCGAATGTTGTTTTACGACTCATAATGCGGACCTGCCTTCTTGACGGGGGATCCGTCAATGATTTATTGGTCCCATTATACTGGAATTTCTTAATCCAGTCGCGAAGTTGCTTATCGCTTCTCAATCCAAAATGATTGCTGATTTCAACTAAACTACCTTTACCATTTAAATAGGCTTCCACGGCTTGCTGCTTGGTCTCTGCACTATAACGTGTCCAGATATGGCGTTCTTTTAGGCCGTCAAGGCCATCACGTTTGTAAAGTTCTCGCCATGAACGAATAGTAGTGTCATAAATACCATATTGCTCAAGATATTTGCTTCTGTTCAAATTGGTCTGTGATAGACCAGTCAAAATATCCAGTTTCTCCATAGCTGTAAATCTTGTCCTAGGCATAGAAAAATCCCCTTAAAGTTAACAGATGAATTATAGTTTTTCATCTGTCAACCTTAAGGGGACTATAGCAGAAATGGTAATCTAGCGTTTTTTGTAAGTAACTTAGTTAGGATAGTCATATCATGAATGCTTAAGTAGTCGATTTTCTTAGTTCTCTTTGGGTCAAATAGGATTGATGAGTTAGCTACGAAATCTTTCCTGATCACACTGTCATAGATAGCGTCTTTCACACAAGCGTGAATTAAAGAATTGTTTTTTGAGACAGTAGACTTAGCGTGACTTCTACCATATCGCTGTAAAAATAGCTGGTAGTCATGTCTAGTAATTGATTCTATAGAGGTATTGTCAACATATTGAGTCAAAACGTTATGGACTTGTATGTACGTTAATTTGGCTGGTAGGGGGGATGCGCTTTTTATTTTGTCTAAGACTTCATGCGTTTAGGCTTACTATCCTTAGAATTATCATAAAACATGCTATGGCCATGCTTGGCCTGATAGATAAACTTGTCACTTGTCGTACATTCCAAACGCCACGGCCACAAGTAGAGCGGTAAGAGCCATATGATGGATAATCCACAGTCCAAAGTCAAACACGATGGCAACAGGTAGCAGCCACCAAATCCAGTCACTTAGGAGCTTATAGCTTAGTAGGCAAAATACGATTACCAGTAAAAGTAGCATTGTAGTGACCTCCTAGTAAATTTTAATTCCACCCGTAACGGTAGTACGTGCGATGTTGTCATAGTCTTTCGTTTGAATGAATTGAGTTGTAGGAGCATCAATATCTGAAAGTGCTGCTAACTTTTCAGTATGGGAAAATAAATATGTAGCAATTGTTTTCTTGTCTTTTTTACTCAATGAAGTAGCACTGTCAGGAAGGTAAAATGTCACTTCACTATCTTTATTATTAAATTTAGCCGAAATAGAATTGGAAATTCCTAATTTTGAGCTAGCATTAGTGGCTAACTCATTTACTGACTGTTCAAAGGCTTTTTGGTCTTCTTTATTGGCGGTTAAGTTACTACTATCGTCTTTGTCTACAATTTTTTTTCGTGCGCGTTCTTTAGGTGCATATGTTGTATCAATGACAGTAAGTGTCTTATCAGGACTTTCGTAACGTCCTTTCATTCCCGCTGAGGCGGTGTAAACATGCTCTTTATGACCACCGTAATATAAAAGGTGGTCTTCAAAAAAACCACTCTTATTTGTTTTAACATAATCGTCAAAGCTAGTAACGTTGCTTTGTATTTCAACTATGGATCCTGGCGTGGCTTCCCCTCTAACAGTTGCATATCCATCTGAGTCTGTTTTGATCGTAGACTTGTTGAGCGATAATTGTGTATTGAATATTGGCAGATAGGCAAGGCCAAAACCTAAGGCCATCAATATTACCCCAGTTAGCAAGGCCAAGAGTGGTACTTTTAGCTTATGGTGGCGTTTAAGTGAAACAAGAGCCCAAATGATTGCAACAGGAATAATGATAAAACTAATTAATGAGAAAGCTTCAAAAAAATTAAGCACAACGATTCCTCCCTGAAATCTACAATTTTAAATCTAATGTCACGTGAACTTTAGTATAAATCTAAATCAGGAATCGTAACACTTAGCGTATCTTCATCGACGTTAGCTGCCAAGAAGATGTATCTATCGGGGATGTGATACTGTTTGCGGAAACATAGCAAGTCGAATTCTTCAGGCTCAACGTTTGTGAGCTCGATATACTTTTTGATCATTGGTTAGCACGATTCTCAGTTTTAAAACCATCCACTATTATAGATTTGATGAGAGGCTGTACGGTGTCGTCTAGCAGACAGTGCATTAACTCATGCGCCTTAATGCGCTCTGGGTAATCCAATTGATTATTGATAAAAATCGTTCTGGTTAGCGGAAGGGCGTATCCATTGATTGTACGGGTCATATTTGAATATTGAACATCAATGTCATAATGATTGATTAGACTATCCAAGTGGTAATCCACTAATGTATCGATGCCGGCAAGAGCCGATTGTAGGTTGTCAAACAGCATATATTAGTTATCCCCGTTCTCACCAGAATGTTGTTCATCGTAACCACCACATTCTTTAAGCAGATCCTGTTCGTCTCAAGAGTTAAGATAACCAGTTAGCATAGCTTTTTATTGCCTTACGACTTTTAAATAATGCACGTTCACGTTAGGTGAATATAGAAATGTTTTGGCATCTTTGATTGCAAACGGTGCGGCATCTACTTAATGCCTAATTGATCTTCCATTTGGATTTCTCCAGAAGATTTCATCGAGTCTGGTGTGGAAGCCAGAGCTTCTTTTTGTGACATACCATGATCCATTTTATAAGCAACCGGTGATTCGCCGTACTTATTAATAAATGCAGTTAGTGTCGTTGGCGTTGATTCACTTGCAGCACTAGATTGATTTGATACAGATGACCCACTAGTTGAGGTAGATGAATTCTGAGAACTTGCTGCCAGACTGGATGATCTGCTGTCTGACTGAGCTTTAGCTGATTTTTTTGATTCACGTTTGGCTGTCCTTTTTGCCGAGTGCTTCTTTTGCTTGGATACTAGGGTACTAGATGGCCTGGAACTAGAAGATGTTTCACTAGAACGATTACTTTTACCGCACGCTGCCAACAGTGATGTTGCCAATAAAACTGTCAAAATTATTGAACCTTTTTTCATGTTTAGTCTCCCCGGGAATATAGACAGCTTTTAATGTCATCAGTTTTGGACGAAATTTCTAAAATCGCAAGGCAGCATTAGAGATGTCAATAATATCTGTTTGTGCATTTTCAAACGGACGAGCACGCGTAGTTTTCAGACTAAAGGTCGTCTTAAGTTACCTTGATTAAGAATAATCAGTGTCATAAATAGTCGTACCATTGGTTTCATAATTCGAACGGTCATAGTGATCATCGTCTGGATCTGGGGTGACGGTTAATACTTGTTGAACTGTCTTAGCAGATGATCGTTTTGAAGTGAGGGTCACCGTTTCACCAATGGCTAATAGACCCTGGGATTTTATTTTGAGCTTAAATGTTCCGTCCTTATAAGCTTGAGTGTTTTCGCCACTGCTAAGGGAAAGGGCTGCTCCGGGCAAAGTTTTCCCAGTTATTTTGTAATAGTCGAAAGGGAGTCCTAGTTGATAGATGGGGTCCAATTTGATGAAATTAGTATCTTTGTAAGGGTACTTGAGTAAGTTTCCCTTATAAAATAGTCCATCGTATCCAGAGGTAGAGGGGTTAACTTTAATGCTCAGCGTTTTAACGCTCTTTCGATTACCGACGATGCGACTGTTATAGAAGATTTTGATTGGCTTATGCTTGTTTAAATAAAAGGTGTAATGCTTGGATGAGGTCTTTTTAGCGTGACGAATTTACAATTGAAGTGCAACAAGTAAGAAGAAAATAAAAAAGAACTCATAGCCTGAGTCCTGTAAAATGAAGTCACCACAACAATCACTTAAAGGAGATCTTAGGCTATGAGTCCGTACAATCATCTTACCTTAAAAGACCGAGAATGCATACTGTTAGGAGTCA belongs to Levilactobacillus yonginensis and includes:
- a CDS encoding IS3 family transposase produces the protein MNAQHKLVFQTIQELSPQIHGAQAIILRKVGLSRQAFNQWLHREETPREQQETQLKQKILMYFNAHRQRIGAGKLKIYLDHDSELDFYVSLKRVKRLMTLLHLKCQSRLKKHHRVKQAEQELRDNVLNQRFNMADNPNEVWLSDATEVRYGINGEYKARLCGVLDLYGRCLLSYNLSVTETSDAMVEVFERAFSKAGKVHPMVHTDRGSAYTSKDFNDLMTEHKVVRSMSRPGTPYDNAPMERWWNEFKLNWLDSHPMPKTKEELIKLIEEGIHYFNYIDRTAQRNGSTAVEYRGEAA
- a CDS encoding transposase, coding for MEKLDILTGLSQTNLNRSKYLEQYGIYDTTIRSWRELYKRDGLDGLKERHIWTRYSAETKQQAVEAYLNGKGSLVEISNHFGLRSDKQLRDWIKKFQYNGTNKSLTDPPSRRQVRIMSRKTTFEERIKIVEYVTAGKHSYSQASEHFNVSYQQVRAWVLKSKDGGYTALKDGRGRTKPVEEMTEVERLKLENRQLKAQLKEQEVMELFAKKFRELQNKE